The DNA window ACGCAGCTTATCCTCATCTTCGTCGAGGTGACTTGAACATATtcgagcccatcctgttcgatcctCCGCTAGAGCTTGCGCACAGTTTATCCATCCGTTGCTGTTCCATATTCTGTGAAAACTAACGCCTGGCTTGAACTGCCTGTCAATGCAAAGTTTCTTCAGATTCTCCTTTACCACTTCCTTCTTTTACTCCTCTTACATCCAGGTAGCATCTTCCGGTTTAGGACTGTGAATATCCTAGAGATAACTTAGACTAGACAATGTGATGGTCTCCCTATAATGTGACCAACAAAGCAAAGACAGTTTTCCCGACTACATTAGAGGGTGCGCCAGAATGTTGATGTTTTATAAATGTCATCAGCCGGTACACCATCTCCACTTCTGAGCTAAGTTCTTTGTTATGGCACAAATGAGTGATGTAAGTAATGCACCTCATTGCAAGTTAATCTTTAATCATTTTAAGTTAGTCAGTTAATCGACATCGATAAGATTCCATTTGGCGGCGGAGCTCTCCAATACTGGAGGCGGAGCTCTCCAATACTGGAGGCGGAGCAGCCTCGCTCCTGGTCTCTTATGAGCCCACGCCTGGAGCACACGGAGAGGACCTTAGCTACCGGACACACTAGGCCTAGGCAAAGACGCATGGGACGACAACACCAAGGACAACGATGCAAGCCGATGCCTCTCGATGATGCACCCGCTGGCGGCGAAGCACAGATCAGCTACCAGAGGTAAGGTCTGCTCTTTGGGTGGGTTAAGAGCCGCAATGCTTACTGGTAGCAGCGAGTGGTTCACCCCTCGCTGCCATGTAGTCGGAGGTGCGAACAGCCTACGGAGCACTAAAGTGTTAGCGGCAACTTTTGTATTCATGTGGTACTTATGATaatgcaaaaaaggaaaaagcacgaatcccaaaaaaaacaacttctaaaaagaaaaaggagaaacaatGGAAAGTTCCTGACGTGAGTATAAACTGTGTTTTAGAAAGGTTGCCGCGCTAGGGTACGTTGAGCAGTGATTCTGAGTTCCAGTGCAGAAGTTGCGTGGTTATAGATTATATCCGATGCAGTGGTACCGTTTATGTTGAGTTCGGTTATCGTAGTTATGTACAGTGGTTGGGGTTTACGGGGCAACAGCAGTAGGGCATTTAGGCTGCTTAGCGCGTTTAATCTGTTGTGATGAGTTGTTGTGGAGAGATGTGCTGGTATGTGGCGCCTGAATTGCGGATAGTGGAACAGATAGAGATTAACAGTTGAGGAGCGGGCGTAATGTCCCGGTCCCGTTGTTTTAGCCTGGCGGGGAGGTCATGACCGAGGAACACTAGGGGGTGCGAGATCATGCCTGGGGTGTCctgtatatatgtatttagGTTGGCCGGCCCGATGTCGAGATTAGTATTGTGGAGATGTCATAGTGAGCTGTGTCGTTACTTTGCCAAGTGATTCACTTTGTAGAGATATTCTTAGTGTTTTGGTTTCGTTTTAACTTTGTTCCGGTTCTTCGTTGTGTTTGCAGTTCGTCAGTATTGTCCGTTCGCTATGTCTCTTTTGAAGTTTAATCCGTTTTTGGTTCTCTTTCACTCCCAATCTCCTCTGGTCTTAGAGCCCATTGGGATGCTAGAGTTTCGGAACTTTCTTCgtgtttgaatttgaatttggaTGTTGCGAAACATCCCAGGATTTGGACATAAACCACTGCGTTGCGCCATACAAGAAGTAAGCACTACCTCAACGCCAACCGTCATCGTCATCAATAAGCCGTCAGCAAGCCACCAACTGTAATCCACCTGCACCAAGCCGAACTCTGAAGCCACCATTAGCAATCCACTATCGAGAAGCCTCTGTCAGCTCAACGTCAACGCACCACCCACGCCACTCCACAAACCCCGCAACAGTCGAGCCGTACGAAGAGAAATATTTGTCGAACTAGAAATTGTTGTCATAATTTATTAAGTTCGTGTTGTCGCCCACGGCAATATCATCGACTCCGATGATAGATAAAGGGCGTGGCATAAAGACCCGTtcgctgttatggttattttcgtGACATAACGACTTGTACCATCTAAGtgtgcggcagacaacgctctgcctACTCATTACTTCACTCACATCATTCTCTACCTGCTGTATAATAAacacattccactgaacctgTTTCTACTACCCCACCTGCTTCCTATTCTTCGCATTTGTCATATATTTATGTTATATGATATTTATTCGTATGTTATGAAGGTGAATTTTGTTGATGGCTGCCGTTCGTTCGCCACGCTTCTAGTTCTTATCTTTCACATCGTCATGTGATGGATCCGCTCGTTACTCATTCGCGCACTCTGTCTTCTAATGCTAGGACTACTGCCCCGATACACAGCTCAGCTTCTATGACGAGCACCACCGAGCGGCTCGTGCGTACTTTGCAGGAAACCAACGATGACGGTAGCGTACATGGGAGAGATGTGAAGACGCTCCGAGACGCTACTGCCCTGACGGTTACAGAAGTATGGAACGATGCCAGGTCAGCAACCAGCACGTTAACAAGGAAAGCGGACGAAGGTACTTATACTTCACAATTTAGGTGAGTCGGTTTTGACAGTTGGGATTAGAACTGACGCTATCCCTCTCGTTGCTACGTATAGCTCCGATGGGCCGACACCCAGGCAAATACCGTTTACAGGTTCAGGCGACGAGCCACGCAGTTTTCGCTGTGGTTTCGCCGCCTAGAAAACGTAATGCGCCTGCGTGCTGCAGCTGCGACGCCCCAAGTTGCGGAGCTGTCAGTGACGTTTGCTAATGGTCAAAAAATGGGTTCATGAAGTGTTTGTGACCAGGCTGCGTCCAGACGTTCGCTACTACGTCAACCTGGACAATCCACATTCGAGCAGGCAGTAGCGAAGGTCGAAATGGTCGAGCAGCTGTTAGCCGCGCCGCACGTGTGATAGAGTTGGCTGAACCGCCACAGGCGAATAAAGAAGAACATAGATATGTACGCGGAAGTCTACATCGTACAAATCGACCACTATTCTTTCAGCGAGCAGCATCAGCACCATTATTCTAACGTTTTTTGAGCACTATTATTTTAACGTTTTCTGAGCAGCACTATTTAGACACACCATACATATCTACCATAGCTCTGCAAGACAGGAAATTATATATGAAACTTTTGCTTCTCTCCGTTCCTCTGGGTTATTTTCTCAGTGAGTCGACAAATCTTCTCTTGGCAGGTACTATctatttttctcagaaatatgATAGTCCAACGTAATTCAGGTCCATATTTGCTATAGAGTAGGCGGCTTCAAGCTAAACTCTCCTATTCTGAGAAGttgttattttgaagaagGACGGTGTATTCGTGGAATTGGTCCAGAAGGTTTCTGCTATTGCCGAGAAAGCACCGAGTATGAGCTCTGAAGCTGCGTTAAGAGGACTACAACTGACTATCAACATTTCAAGAATAATTTCTAAAACTGTTCATTAAATAGCTAGcttattttgaacaaaaaacattttatgcGGTGAAGCGCATACTTTCCGTTTCATAACCATGAACTTAGCCTAATTATCCTACccaaaatcaaatttcaacaCAAGAATTCCTCTTaacgaggattttttttaggatgaatGGTCTACGATTTCTGCTTGTTAAACAGAGACGATGTCGAATGTGTTCGAACACATTCGACATCGAGTGGATGAGCGCGCTGCACCTTCTATTTCCAGAGAGCAGAGCGAGCGTATCCTCTGTGTATATGTGTAGCACAAAAAGGGATGCGTTGCAGCAAGTGCGTGGCATGCGCCCGGTTGGACACATTCTGTCCTGACCAAAGGCATTTCAGAAAGTTTTCTCGTAAAAATCATTACCTCGGCTGCTTCTAGAGTGTTTCGACACATGATAGAATTTTTTGAGGAAGATGGAAAGTACAAAAAGTTCTATGAGCGAATGATGTTGAACTCACTTCGATTTAtaaacttgaaaatttcaacagtGACTGTGCCCACTTATATAGCAAGGGATATcatatagctggaatggttatcgcgacCCAAGCATGGTTCGCCAGCACCTCACACCTCCACAAGGCGATTCCTCTGGCGATTTCGTGGCGACCCCGAAGGATTCTGACGTTTGCTACGGATTTTAGGAGAGAAGTTATTAGCGGTGTTGTATGAGGTCTGGCAGacttatttgattttaatagCACTAGTTCGTGGTAATATAACAACGCtatacatttacatttattctAAAATATATGAGATCTAGAAGACGCCTAAAGAAcgaggaaaaaggaagaaggaagatatGTAGCATGAGGTGAAAAATCATTCTTTACACAAACAATCACATTGAAGCGATAGTAGCACTGAGCAGAAGCGTCCACCATGCTAGATCCTCGAACGTGACGTTGAaggaaactgcaaaaaaaatccagtaaacaataaaagaaaaccgcaaaaaatccagtaaacaataaaagggaattgcaaaaaaaaatccagtaaacaataaacagtTGATAAACAATCgatattatttcaattttcacaTCTTGAGTGAGGTTATCTGAATATTCCCTTTTAAATGAAGTTCTGATCCAAGAGATGACTCTAAGCACCTTGACAACGCAAATCTCAGAAATATATCCAAAGTAGGCcatgaataataaaagaaaaacaatcgaAAAATTCAGCAAGTACAAGTAAGAGGAGTTAGAAATGTATTATATAAgaatatttaatatatattatataaaaggataaaaaaggataaagtcactggcgtctcaatccacttgggatgcgcgaacgcgttttactgcaattcgtaatcgttggggtttcggaacgtgtgttggcctatacaataacttgcgggggccagccgatgatcaagtcactgtttttatctttccagacaagtctggtaccaatttatcgaacccggaaggatgaaaggcttgctttgcactagggcggtttcgaaccctcgaccgtgcggctacaacggacctctaaccgacaaCGCCACACCCGTacataaatattatataaggataaactattacattatataaggataaactattatattatataaggataTACTGTTGCTATAAGaatattccaaaattttaaagtatATCCAAAGATGTTGATTTCACTGATACTTATTAATCAGATTAAACTGATCAATCAGAGAAGAACTTCCGCAAAATATTCTCGTTAATTGCAGAAATAGAGGTACTTCTCCAAACAACAATGACATCCAAATCGTCAGAGCTACTGCTAATACACAACAacattattatataataattacaaaacataattacaaattaataaatacaaaatcaCAACTATTATTACTAATGCCGCTGGAAAGTTTATATAACTCATTCTTGCTCGCTGTTTTTAATGCTCACCTATctataaaaatagataaaaggataaaggataaagtttctggcgttgatcaatccgcttgggatgcgcccccacgttcacttcaattcagaatcgtttgaggtttacgaacgtgtaactggcccatacaatgatgacctgcggtggctagccgatgtgtcaagtcagtgcttttatcctctcagacaagcctggtaccaatttatcgaccccggagagatgaaaggcttggtgagcactagggcggattcgaacctccgatctattgtgcaggaagcggaacctctaaccgctacaccacacccaccccaaaaaaatagataaaatacattgaaatattaaaaaaacttGGAGAAGACAACCCCTTTTCACCGGGAAAATTCTCGGCTGAGTATATTCTCATATGTGTGTGATTACCTGGATGGCAGTTCTTCTGTTAGGATTTGTTGATTCCTTTATATCCTCCGCAAAATGATTGCTCCTAGTCAAAAAAGAAGCTTCATTACTGTAGCGGTTCGATTCCTAGAACAATTTGATTTACTCCTACAGAAAGTAAAAATGGAGAAAGGTGAAAAGATGATGAAAATACTACCATGGAGAGATTCGTTACATCTACTGCCACACTGTTTCTCGGAGTTGCTAGAAGATCTCGGGATTCTTTCAGTTCCCGTAGAGCTCGCTGAATATCCGAATCATAGTCATCTTGGTACCTACAAAAGGCACTGTCCGGCACTACTGtacatcttcgcatttgcgttgAACGGGGGtttagatgaaaaattttcgggattttttcTACGGGAAAATTCTGCGTAGCTGCTCACCCTAACGAATTGTGAGGTTGTAAAATCTCCACATCCAGTTGTCGAACGCAACTTGCCTAAacagtggtgcagatttcgaaTGGATGCGAATGAATTGAATGattattcgaaagaaaatagtTAGACATCGTCAGCTATCACTGCGACCTAAAATTTAAGACCAAGTAAAAACCGATCACTATTAAAGTATGGTGAAGGAGAGAAAAGCACAAACATAGACTTTACCTATATTTCTTGGTCTTGACTCAGCagacaaaaattttttgaaaaattgtgaacAGATTATTGTTAGGATATACAAATCGTTTCTCTAGTTTCTCTGCCTTACTATTTTCCTGCTCATTTTCCTACATCCCTACAGTACatcaatattaaataaaatgtagGTATACCTCGCATAATTCGTGTTCGTCAGCTATCACTACGACAGCGTAGGCGTATCGTGGTCGTTCAAGTATCAATTCGCTCGACTCTTCCGCGATCTCATCAACAAAACTCTCCAGCACTGATTTCAGTAGAACTCCGTCGAAGCCCATTTCTCTGAGACATCAACAAATCCGTTTATTTGTGGATCAAAGCACGAATGAGGGGACGAAGTGTGATATCATATACATAGTTCTGATTTGATTAGTTCCCGAAAAGAAACCATTTCTACTGaagttttcatttaaaaaacctggaaaaaaataaacaggaaCTATGTAAATGGATGAACTGTCTCCTTCTTAACAactgtgaaaaatgaaaaaaagagaataataagtaaaacttctatgggaaaattttaaatttctccaAATAAAACATGGGTTACTACTAGTAGAATTTGAAATGAGGAATCTATATCATCGACAGAGGCAGCTCTGTTTCCGGACAGACAACGACAGCCTTTCCTGGATCTTTTCTCGGATTTtaagtcgggtcaaagcgacctgAGACTTAATGCGGTTACGTGAGCGACTGCGATCAAAGCGGCatggtggaacgtagcggttgggatcgagacCGGACCATCGCTGGAACTTCATTTGGACTGGTGCGATGATTAATGTCAGCGAGTTTCTCTTCTTGGTCCCAACGTctcatcgcgccgcttcgatcgcagccgcttacatgAGTGGCCTGAGCTTCAGGCTGTTTTGACCCGTTAATATAAAGCAAAGTTTGGGATCGGTTACGGTAGCGGAGAGCTATTGCTGACGATGACGTGCTATTGTGGTAGATATTGCCACGTTGGACAAGGGATCATGAAAAAATGCTCTCCGCAACGGCGACGAAAGCAACGGCGACGCTTGCTGCATAGCTTGTTCATTGGTACGATCGTATGGCATAAATCACAGAGTTGCGAATTTTTTCGCAGGCGTTAGCATGAGTATTTTGCCGTGCCGTGCATTGAAATGTGATTGCATTCACAACATTTCACACAACCCGCAGAAATATTGGAGATTCGTGAAAAGTTCAGCAAAGATacgaaaaaacaagagaaaaacgtTTTTGTTGGATAATCCTACAGAAAATAATCGATGCTGAttttttagcagaaaaaaaacaatcagagCCTAAATATGTAATCCTAGTCATTAGGTGTAGTTAACAGCAATAACGAGAGAATTTAAGAAATCAGTGAGAATCTTCGTGAAACCGCTGCTTCACCACAAAATACAACACCTAGGTACATGTCATTttttacaaacttttttttctggatgaattgACGATTGGTCAACAACTGCTCAACCGTAAAATCCAACTAACGCTGCAAAAATGTAGCCCCGTTGAAAGTGTGAGCTAGAAATATTGCAGGCAGGTACAGTCTAAGAATAAATTCCCTatcaacaaaattttcaaaacacaaaacaaaacaattttctaAACTGTGGATAGGTTCAATTTAGAGATTCGGGTGAGTTCTTTCTAGGATTCTAAATGCGTTCGTTTACAATCATCCGTTATAATTTTAATGGACATGATCATGTCGAGTggagagagaatgaaaaatgattggTATGAGAGCATAAGTACTTAATTTGGCAAATAACTTGTTATGTTATGAAAAATTAGGACTCACAGCGATTTTACTAGAAAAATAATGCTTCAATAGAAGTATTCCTTTAATTCGCAGAAATTATTCCAattcaaacttcaaaaaatctgaagCTGAACcgattttctaggaaaaaaatgtgctcaAAATGCCTGGTAAAAAAATTACTCCCATTGAAAGAGTTGAGCATCTCGGCTCTAAAACTACCACAGCCCTACGCTCCTGTGATTCAGagacattttattttcaaaaaactaaGTGTTCGCGATTTTTTCCCCAATAATAAGCTAACCATATAGCATTACAGAGTTCAGCAGCAGCAAGACGTTGGAGTACATGAGAAAGACAATGACTCATCCCTGGATTCAATCGATGACTATATCGTCCTAAATACTTGGAAGCTTCGCCAGCAGTAAGCAGTTCCAGGAAGAAAAGATCGAAGAACAGCTCAGAAGCAGCAGCAGTAGACTGAGTGTTGTTGAGGTGAATGAAGCGGAAGAGTTTTGCATCGAAAATGGGCGACATTTCTGGGAACAGCGTGGCTCGTAACTCTATCCGACTAACGTGGAAATGTGCTTTGACAATAGACAGTTACGAATGACGAGCCAGCCCAAACAAAAGGGAaggattttcatttctagCCGTATCATGCTGTAAAACTTATTTGCGGAGATAAGGAAGTGATGGACACATCAACTGTCAcagttttcaagaaaacgATAATCTTCCGTCTAGAAATTCAAACAGAATTGaagaaatagtaataatcCGTATTAATAGTCCAGCAACACCGCTgtcaaaacaacgaaaaaagtcTCACTGAAATCATtgcggggagaaaaaaaaaacgccccgggAACGCTAGCGGAAATATCGCGATGTTCTGTAAACACAGATCAACGCTATTGATAATGAAACTAACGGCAAAGAATGggggaaaaataagaagattaCTGGAAAAATACGTCGATAAGGCTTGAAAAAAGGGTGTTTTAATCACATGGATTCTCTCTGGAAAGGGGCTTAAGCCTGCAGTTCTCATCGAAATATATATGGAGATTTTTCCGACGACAACAATAATCGCCAGTTGCTATCGACCCGAAACTATCCTGAACTCGAAAGAGCGCCATCGCGGTCCCTTGCTGCGCATTCCAAACAACGACGCGAAAAAACTCTCGagcggaaaaaagtgaaaacgatCGAGATGGACTTTGTAACAATTGTTAGCGCTATTCAGAGGGAAATCTACTgaaattgatttgaaattaagaaattctACACATAAACAACACGCATCCACTTCGGAGTCGCAAAAAATGAGTGTCAAAAAATGAATGTGTATTGCGAATTTTTTGAGAGTCTGAAACATTctcagaaaaataatgaagggCCCTAACCAACAGCTGAAGGTCTGTCAACAGTAGCCCCATTGAATGTTGTTAGAATGTTTGCGCTGTAAAGCCGTTGACCCGAAACTCAAACACTGAAACAGCTGAAGGCAGCCAATTCCCGGAAGAAATGTTCAGTCCGGAGAGGGTATCCGTTCGTGGAAAAATCTGTGCTGCCCTGCCAAGAGTACTTTATATTGCTGGCACATTACGTTTTGGCTCAaactaaccaaaaaaaaagaaggaaaaaaaggaagagaaaacgaataataaaagaagaacgatGTGCTTTGACGTTGAATAgctaaaaacagaagaaatggTCAAGTGCACTCAGCCGAATCACAGAAGTTGTCGACGAAATGAAGCGGTTTCcttcccttttttcccttttccttgAACTATCTAGCGCAAATAATAGTAATCGTCCTAATGATCAACCATGACGACAAATTAGGTAATATTAGTGGTCGCCACAAAAGCAGCTCCAAAAAACTATCAAATACTTACATTGgaagtattttgaaaaaaaaaagaattaaaaattaagataaaaaaacaaattgttcaAGAAGTACGAATTTTTAGGGCTAGATATCAAATTTGAATTAGTTGGAGCGCGATTCGAAATAAGTTACCACTAGGCTGACTACAAATCAATTAAACTTTCCGAAGGATAATAAATTTTAGAGTAATTTCAGTAAAATTTAACGTGTTTAATTAAATTTcgcaaaaatcctaaaattctTCTCATAGCTAAACTAAGAATCCTTGTGTGAATGTATTATATTCATTAATATCGCTATAATTTCATCAGGCCTaaaatattgtattattaaatattacataattaatattaaatatttctaGATATGCAATTTGGTGAGATCTTCCTTCAGTCCAGagaaattcttccaaaaaaccACGGTACGAAATCGAAAACTAAGAACAAAAGGAGGAGTGATGctgatttttgatgttttctctCATTGACGTGTGTATGAGAAAATCACGTGAACGGTATTTGCTGTGAAAAATTTGAGAGAGAACAGTCTAGATCAACATATTTCGCATCTAACAATgataaatatcaaaaatttgttataAATACTACTGTAGTAGTTGAAaccttctcgtttttttcaaacctgcacatatatttttatattttatacttctatagttttattttttattttttatatagtTTAGTTTGCATTTTTCAACAGTGTGTCGGGATTCAGATATCGTCGCTGCTGATCCACGCACAGCAGTACTCATCCGCTAGTACACCGAGCAGTGACAAGCACATGCTACCAGTTGCAGCACATCCGATGGATCCAGAAGTACCaagactattttcaattcCTACGGCTTCCGTTTTCGCTACCTTGAACGATTTTCGGAACACTGACCCAGGATAGTGTGGCAGTTGAAGGAATAAACGCAGGACTATTCCAATCAACCTCTACTGAAGGGGCTTTGAAGACGCGGTTAGAAAGCCGAGACGACGCGCAAAAAAGTTTCcatctagaaaaaaaccaaaaaaaaacctcgtaggcacactattagTAAACACCTTACTAGTATTATCACACCTAAACAACGCAAGCATAAACAAGTATGTATAATGAATaaggataaaatataaaactacTAATTAATATATATTAGATAAACAATGCTGTAAATTTTCAGGggtgaaatagaagaaaaattaaggaaaccAGGCGATAAATGCTTTTCTCGGTAGtagaaatttcctgaaaaagtgAACAATGCCGTTAGagctaaaaaaatccttctgtTAGGatgaaaatcgaaaacattAGTAATA is part of the Necator americanus strain Aroian chromosome V, whole genome shotgun sequence genome and encodes:
- a CDS encoding hypothetical protein (NECATOR_CHRV.G18300.T2) — protein: MDPLVTHSRTLSSNARTTAPIHSSASMTSTTERLVRTLQETNDDGSVHGRDVKTLRDATALTVTEVWNDARSATSTLTRKADEGTYTSQFRFRRRATQFSLWFRRLENVMRLRAAAATPQVAELSVTFANGQKMGS
- a CDS encoding hypothetical protein (NECATOR_CHRV.G18301.T2) codes for the protein MSSYEQATVADGAAPSLTVGFSMFMQSAVDIRDKQRRFGSGGGGDGGGGGGGGGDGRTRATREMGFDGVLLKSVLESFVDEIAEESSELILERPRYAYAVVVIADEHELCEASCVRQLDVEILQPHNSLGYQDDYDSDIQRALRELKESRDLLATPRNSVAVDVTNLSMESNRYSNEASFLTRSNHFAEDIKESTNPNRRTAIQFPSTSRSRI
- a CDS encoding hypothetical protein (NECATOR_CHRV.G18301.T1) — encoded protein: MCFPPVIMQSFVGEMGFDGVLLKSVLESFVDEIAEESSELILERPRYAYAVVVIADEHELCEASCVRQLDVEILQPHNSLGYQDDYDSDIQRALRELKESRDLLATPRNSVAVDVTNLSMESNRYSNEASFLTRSNHFAEDIKESTNPNRRTAIQFPSTSRSRI